In Engraulis encrasicolus isolate BLACKSEA-1 chromosome 15, IST_EnEncr_1.0, whole genome shotgun sequence, the following proteins share a genomic window:
- the LOC134464756 gene encoding hemagglutinin/amebocyte aggregation factor-like: protein MPRPSDTDGSSAKRTKRHVNSFNGYFYAVCPSGQTISRISSYHSNAYEDRRFSFSCKSTFSSTPTCTGSGYVNSFNGVLSYTCPSNYVMSGVASYHNNYYQDRRFYIRCCRAPGHYHHSCRWTPWVNYYEEYFNWYVPNYNYLAGVYSIHHNSPQDRRFRFLYCAKY, encoded by the exons ATGCCAAGGCCCTCTGATACAG ATGGATCATCGGCCAAGAGAACTAAGAGACATGTAAACTCCTTCAATGGGTACTTCTACGCTGTCTGTCCATCCGGTCAAACCATCTCTAGGATTTCCAG TTACCACAGTAATGCCTATGAGGATCGTCGGTTCAGCTTCAGCTGCAAATCCACATTCAGCTCCACCCCCACGTGCACTGGTAGTGGTTATGTGAACAGCTTTAATGGCGTTCTCTCCTACACCTGCCCTTCCAACTACGTCATGTCAGGAGTAGCCAGCTATCACAACAACTACTACCAGGACCGCAG GTTCTACATCAGGTGTTGCAGAGCCCCTGGCCATTACCACCACAGCTGCCGTTGGACCCCCTGGGTGAACTACTATGAGGAGTACTTCAACTGGTATGTGCCCAACTACAACTACCTGGCCGGAGTCTACTCCATCCACCACAACTCTCCCCA GGATCGCCGCTTCAGGTTCCTCTACTGTGCAAAATACTGA